The window AAGGGGGCGGCAAGTCTGAGCATCTAAGTCCATGCGGGGCTTTCTGTCCACCTTCTCTGCCCACAGGCCTGGCCTGGGTGGTCCCCAGGACCAGAAAGCCTGAGGGGCAGGCGGAGGACAGAGGCCAGAGGGTGCGCAGCTAGGGACCCCAGCGCCAGGGGCCTTCAGTCTCGGGCTCAAGGGCATGAGTATGTCTCACCAGGTGTGCAGAAAGGAATGTGTGCTTCCCCTCCAGCCCCGGCTCCTTCACCCCTCCCCCAGGGTAATTTGGAAACCCAGAGCTGGAGGGGGGGGACAACTTCTGGACTGGGAGGGGGACCCCAGGATCCCCACAAACCGGCCTGGTCCATCGTCACCCAGCAGGCAGCCCAGGAGGCCCTGTTTAAGAGTGTGTCATTTCTGTTTGGCTGAGCCACAAAAATCAGTTGAGGATACACATACTGACAGGACAGTTAAGCCCATGCAGCTGTGTTAGCAGCATGAAAAGCCACAAGCAAGGTCTCCCCAGCCGCCCCTTGCCCACCCACCCTAGCCAGAACCTATGTACACCAGTGGAGTAAAAGCGGAAGCCGTCTGCTCCTAAACAGCACTTCCTGGGCTGCTGAGGACCATGCTCAGGAGGGGTCGGAGACAGAAAGGAGTAGGGGCCACCAGCTGGTGCTGCTCTCTGGGCACGATCTGAGCTAGCCTTCCAGAGGCTGAAGGCTCTGGACGTCCAGCAGGGCTGCAGGGCCGGATAAGAGAAGGTGATGGAGGGCTGTCCCACTTGAGGGCAGAGCCATCATtctcctcttcttctgggacttcctCCTCAGCTGCCTGTCTTTGCCCGGAAGTGGCTCTCAGACCGGGTGGCATCCTCTGACCGGCTCTCACCTCCGGAGCCTGGGAGGACTGAGGGCTGCCCAGAGACAGCCTAAGGCAGGAGGGGGTCCTCCCACAGCCCCATGGGGCCCCACACTGCCTGGCACCCCTCTCTAGGGGGCGTCCGTCGGGCCTGGGGCAGGAGGACACTCGTGCCGCAGAGAAGACCTGCCTGGTCCTCAGGACCCGCAGTCTCTGGGTCTGTGGTCAGCCTCTGCTACTTCCCAGCCCAGGTTCCAGAACTCCAGAATCAGTGACTAGCTGCGGTGGGGGCATGAAACTTGGGGTATAGAGGGACTCAGCCCGGCAAGCTGGCCCTTTCTTTTCCCCAGCAGCCCTCTCTCAAGTAACCCCTGGAAAAGAACATGACTCAGGACACCCCCAAAAGGGGCCGCAGCAACAGGGCTCACTTGCAGGGTCCGGAAGGGGGCGTGGCCGTGGCCTCCCCTGCAGGACCCGGGAGGGAGCGGGGTCTCCGCGGCCCGAGGGAGGCAGGGGGTCTCTACAAGAAGGGCAGCAGGGAGGTCAGGGGCAGCTCCTTTTCCCCGAGCAGCGTGTCCCGCTTGAGGCTGCTGCCCTTGTTCACCACCTTGATCCTGAGAGCCAGCTTCCGCACGCTGGCCGGACCCAGGCCGTCGAAGAAGAAGTCCTCGTTGAACACTGGGTGGCGGCTGTTCTTGACGATGGTGCTGCGCTGCTTTTGCAGCTTGCCCGGCACAAGGCACAGGCCCACACAGCAGTTGATGCTGCGGGCGTCGCACATCCGGTCATAAAGGCCCTCGGCTGCCAGCAGGCGCACGCGCAGGCGGGCCTGGGCCGCCTCGTACTCGGCCAGCAGGTGCACGCTGCCCCGCGGGCCCATGCGCACGGCGTGCTCCGCGCGGGAAGCCGGACCAGACTCCGGGCCGGGCTCCGGGGTGGCCCTGCGGTGCAGGCGGCGCCGGGCCCCGGGGCTGGTGTCCGGCGTGCTGTCATCGGCCGACAGGGAGCCATGGCGGCCCACAGAGTGCTTGAGCTGGCTCACCTTGGCCTGGCTGTCCTGGGCGAAGCCTTTGAGCAGCGACACGGAGCGCGAGAGCAGGGGGGACCCGAAGGGTGAGGACTCGGCCGAGGACCCCGTGTCGCTCTCCCCGCCGCTGACGCAGCGGCCGGGACTCATGAGGGTGCCGCCGGCCTCCCTGGGCCCCCCGTCCCCCCCGTTGGCCTTGACGCCCCCCCGACGGCGCCGGGTGCCTGGGGAGCCCACCTGGGCCAGAGCCCCGTGCTCGCTGTGGAACAGGGACTCCTTGCGCCGCGTGTGGGGGCTCTCGGCCAGCGTGGCAAAGCCGTAGGACGTCTGGGCCTTGGGCACCGAGGGCAGCGACATCGCCCCCTGGGCCTGGGGGTCGGCGTTGGTGGCAGTCTCCTCGGCCGGCCAGTCCTCCGCACTCTCGATCTGGATCACGTGCCGGGTGGCCGCCTTCAGTAGGCTCTTGCTCTCGGCGGCCAGCTTGGCGGGCAGCCGGGGGCTCCGGGGGGCGCGGCGGGGCGCGGCGGAGGCCAGGTTCTGCTCCGAGGTCGAGGGCCCCAGCTCGGCCTGCGCTTCGGGCTCGGCGGGGCCGGCGGGCAGCTTGGGGGGTATGAAGAAGTCCGGGATCTTGTCCGGCGTGAGCACGTTGCTGTACAGGGGCCCCTTGGCGGCCTTGTCCCCACCCTCGCCCCCCGCAGCTCCATTCTCCCCCGATCCCCGAAACCTCTCCAAGAACCACATGTTGGTTTTCTTCATTGGGGCGCAGTCAGGAGCCAGAAGGGATCTGCGAAGCCTGGGAAGAGAAGCGGGGGTCGGGAGCGGCAGGCCCCCCGGCACCCGGGGGCTGGAAGCAGGGCTTGCGGCACCTGCCTAGGGAGCCCTGTGGGGGCCAGCGAGGTGACGAGGCGCTGCGGCCCAGCACGGGGGCGGGGTGGGCTCGCCCCTCGTCTACCCTCCCGGAAGGAATCGCGCTTAACTTCCAAGCACCGAAGCCgggcctgggaggtgggggcggcgctgtctccagggaagcccccaggggaCAGCGGCTCCACTCTTGCCCCGACCCCTGTATTGAGGATCTCAAAAGCGCTTTCTAAAGGGGTCCGCTCTTAGTGCACAAAGAAGACACCCCTGGGTGTCCCAGCTCCGCCCCCCCTCAAGCTCCCACCCACCTGTGGCTTCTCCCAGGTTGAGGGTCCGGGTATCCGgggttggggaagggagaggaggtgagTCTGGGGGCTGAAGGCGCGGCGAGCcgacccctcccctcctctccaccctcccccccgccccgcgGGACTCGGccgggggcgggggttggggtgCGCGTAGGGGGTCCTAGCAGCCCCCGCGGAGCGTGGCGAGACCCGAACTCACCTGCCCGGGGGCGGGGGCCGAAGCTGGCTGGCCCGCGGACACGCCGGGGTCTCGGCGCGAGGGCTGGGGGCGCGGGGACGCGGGCGCAGCCTCGGtcgggcggcggcggcagcgcaGTCGGACTCATTCACCGGCGGGAAACCGCCCAGCTGGCCGCCGCGCCGCCGTATTCCTCCTAGTACGGCCGCCTTCCGCCCCCGCCTCGCCCGCCAGGGGCCGTCTGCGCCGTCTGCgcagcgccccccgccccccgcggcTCCACACAGGGGAGCCTCGCCGCGACTCGGGGGACTGAGCGGGGAGAGAGGCAGGTGGTCGTTTGGCTGGCGCCCCTGGAAACCCCAGGCTCCTGCCGCAGGTCGTCTGCGGGCCTTTTCCCTGGTGAGCATCTTTCCAGACTTACGATGACGAGTAAaagaataacagtaataataaccgCAGTTGAATTTATTACTGGGCACTTTCTCAGTGCCAGGCTCTTAACATTCTCGCCCCAACTCACTGTCACAAGCACCAGTGGATATGTCCATGACCGTCTCCAGTTTGCAGATGAAGAAGGTGAAGGTGTCCTTCTAGAAATACGGAACTAGCCTCTGACGCTCGGTCCTCTCAGTGCAGCCATCCAAGGAGCCGACCAGGGTGCTCCTCCTTTATTTCATGGAGAGAGGTTTGTTAAGCACCTACTGGACGCTGGGGAGAGTGCTGTGGCTTGGATGCAGCTGTCAACTTTGTGATGTGTCccagggggaaggaggaggacaaGAGGACACCAGGACAGAAATACACAGGTAAATAGTAACTGTAGGCTTGATGGTTCCCGTGACAAAATGTAACAGGAAAAATGTGATTTGGGATGAGAGGATAGTCCCCCATGCATTTCGCAGGTGGGGAAACTGTCAAGGGCAAGACCAGGAGACCCAGGCATGCCAGCCCCAAAACCACGGGCATCCCTCAGGATCCCACAGGCCACCCTGTGATctgccagccccagccccctgctTGCTCACAGCTTCCTCGCTCCCAGTCTCAGTTTCCCCTCTGCAACACAAGGCCAACTGACCAGTTCCCAGTCCAGCAAGATAACCTATCAGGACCGACACACAGCAGGGAATGCCTGGACCTTATTAAATTATGATATCCCAGGAGCCACCCATGTTCCAGACATGTCCCGATCATCATCGCTGGAGCTGGATGAGGGTTGGTCTGGAGTGGCCACTGGTTCAACAGCACGAGGGGGACAGGGGCAGGCTGAGCTTGAGTTGGGTGGAGCCCCTCCAGCTCTTCCATCTGACCTTGGAGTGAGGTGGGGCTCAGAGTCCCATTGTCCAGATGGGGGAAGTGAGGCTCCCTCAAGAGGCTTTTCTCAACTTTGCTCACCTAACAAACATCCAGCCCGCTACCGTTTGTTCTAGGGGCAGCGCTGGTGTGGCCACATAGGCTGACAAAGTAGGCAGGTACCAATGAATGCATCACCTCACTgccacctccaggaagcctgccctgcctgccccaTATCACAGCCAGACAGAGCTCACGGAACCCCAGCTTCAGCTTTCATGAGGAGCGCGGTTACTCTGAGAAGTTATTCCATTAATGTACATCGCCCCTGCTGGGCTTGGAGCCCAGGAGGAAAGTGGTGGCCCAGGATGAGTGAGTGCTACAGTGGGAAGAGCAATGCCGAGTACAGTGAGGCACCTTCCTCCACTGTCCGCGCCAGCACAGGGGCCCAGGACAGCAAGCTGACCGGCTCAGGTGTCCTGCTGACAGGCTGACCTGGTACTGTGGTTTCACTCTCCACATGTCCTTGCCACGCTGGGGTGGGGTCTGTCCTCCCAGCTGGGTTGGGGAGGAGGCAGTGAGTTTATTCagtagcccccaccccccacccagtgCCTTCTCCCAGCCGTCTCTTGGCCCCATCTTGTCCCCATAGCACAACTCCTACTTGGGACTCTTACCACCTCTGTGCTTAAAAGGCCCCAGGCAGCTCTCCCTGGCACCAGGCTGCACCCAGCTGTGTCCCCGACTCCACTGCTGTCTGACCTCCCTTCCAACCTCTGGCCATCCTTCTGTCCCTCAAAAAAGCTGTATTCTACACACCTGGGGCCTTTGACACGCCATGCCTTCGGCCCAGATCTCTCCTCCTCATTCAGGGCATCCCTGCTCATCCTCCAGAAACCCCACAAAAAAACCCACTTAGATTTCTAGGGACCCCCAAGTTCCGAGGTGCATTCCTTCCCACAGCTGTCATCATACACTTAGTGGTGacctgctgatgattgggttttgGCAAACTCCACAAGAGTGGGTCTGTCTTGGTAATGTTGCATCTCCATTATCCACCAGGGGATATCCACCAGGGGTCTTGGTCAATAAGAGGAAGTCATGAAGGAAGATTAAAATATATGAGGATGGGGGTGTGGGTGCATGGACCAATCAGTGGAATGAATGATGAATGGGCGGTTAGAGGGATGGATGTGATGGTTAGGTGGACGGACTGATAAACGATGGATGGAAAAGTGGGTGAATGAACAGATGGATAAACGGATGAATGAgtagatggatgatggatgggtgaatggatgatagatggatggatggatgggagggtgaatggatggatggaaaaatggatgatggatgaatgaatgggagagtgaatgaatggatgatggatgaatggaagagtgaatgaatggatgatgggtggatggatggatgaatgggagTGTGAacgatggatggatggatggatgaatgggaggatgaatggatggatgggtgagtggatggatggacagatagacTGGTAGCTCTGTCTCTAGATCTCTGAAGTAAGAAACAGGGCATCAGAGTCCCCTATCTTGCTCTGCCTTATGATCGCTTCCACCCTACTTACAGGCAGATCAGAGTGACTTTTACTTCCCCACACCCTTACCAGATCCCCCCAGGCCTGGAGCAGGGCCTGCTGACAGCAAAGAAAGCAAAGCCCCTCCCCAGAACCTGGGCAGAGATGTAACACCAACCAGTGGTGAGACTGGTACCCCCTTGGGAGGGAAGGTTCCATGTTTGTGGGAGGGTTGTGAGGAGGGTCCTGGGGAGAGATGGGGGTCTCCCTGGACAGGAGACATCATGTGAGGAAAGGTCAGGAGCAGAGAGTCAGAGTGAGCTCAGGAAGCTGGGCATGTGGTAGAAGTAGGTGCTTTCAGGTGGATAAAGGGGCTAGAGTGAGAACTGGGTGCTTCTCAAGAAATGAGGATGAGAACCATTGGGAGACTGAGAAGCCAGACCATCCTTCAGGACAAGTCAGGAACaatttggagaagaaaacaaGCAGTGTTTTGCCAGATACCTGGAGTATCTCGAGTCCACAGGTTTGTAGCATTTGGGAGATAAATTCAGGTGTTTCCAAAGAGAGGGGTGGATATTTAACAGAGAAGTTGGTGTGTGCTTTCTCTTGGGAAAAAATCGAGGGTCCCAAAATGTCAGGGGACTCTGCCCCCAACTCTCTCCCCATAGCAGGGGCACACCAGGGCCTGgctctctcctccccagccctggggggCCAAATCTGGTGCTGCCCTGGCTTCCCTGGACCCCAGACCCCCACTTCTAGAGGACCCCCACCCCAAGAGGGCCCCCACCATGAGATGACACCCACCCAGGGAGGGTCCCCACCCTGAGGAGACCCTGACCCCAAAAGGGCCCCCACCCCAAGAGGACCCCAACCCTGAGAGGACCCCTGCTCTGAGATGACACCCACACAGAGAGGACCCCTACCCCGAGAGGACCCCAGCCCCAAGAGGACCCCTGCCTCTAGAGGACCCCCGCCCCAAGATGACATCTACCCAGAGAGGGTCCCCACCCCGAGAGGCCTTGTAGATCACAGGAGGTTTCACGCGCCACACGGTCATTCCCACGTTTAATTACAAACAGATTCCAAGCATCCAGTCCAGGCTGACAGCTGGGAGGGAGGGGCCTCACAACAACCCCCTCCCGGGTCAGTGGTCATGGAGCTGACAGATGACCCCATCAGCCCAAGGCTTTCACCCACTTCAACACCCTCATCTGCCCCGGCCTGAGGACCCACAGCGCTTCAATTCTACCCTCAAAAGACAACTATGCTCCGATTTTTCAGGTGGAAGATCTGAGCCCAGCGGAGACGGGAGCCCGTCTGCATGCCAGGGAGCTGGGAGCCTTCATTCCCCAGGAGGTGAGCTGATGACCCTCCAGGAAGGAAAATGGCGCCCCCTGGCTAATCGGGGACCTGGGCCAGGCTCCAAGGCGGATGGCTGCTTTtcgatatattttctttaaaggcGAGAAAAGGTTCTGTCTTTGGTACATACATCTTCACTCCAGGTGAAGGTGGCAGCAGGCAGGGGTGAGAGAGAGGGGTCATGCACCCCGTGTCCTGGCCAGGGTAACCCATCCCAGCCCCAGGACCAGCTAGAGAAGGAAGACTCCTGAGACCCAGGTGAAGAAGGAGAGACAGCGGCGGTTCCGGCCTGACCAGGGTCCAGAGAAAGGCTGAGGGGCCCCTAAGGCCACAACAGGAGCATCTGGGGAGCAGGGACAGAAGCCATAGGCTGAGAACCATCACCTGGGGAAGAAAGTGAAGCAGAGGTCAAGGGTCAGCAGAGACAgcaacaggagacctgggttcaggtgTCACAGACCTCAGTTACAAGGTAGCAAAGTGACCCAGTGACAAGCCTCAGGTGGAGGGccagggttcaagtcccagctcctcCATGGTCTTGCCCGGTAACCTCTCTGTGCCACTGCTTCTTCCACAAAATGAGAACATTGTTAACAGTGCCTGTTGGGAGTTGCGTGGGAGTTAGTACAGATGTGGGAGGGTCTGAGCATAGGGCCAGGACACAGCAACTTCTGCATAGGCAGCGATTATTACTGCCATCGGTGTTATTTCTCAGGTCACAAACAACTCAGGGTGTAGAAGGCAAACAGGTCGGACCCTGGCACGTGCACATACACAGTCCATGGCACTGCATCATTTCAGGTGATCCGCAGGACCACCTCCATCCCTGGAGCCCTTCCCCAGGCTGGGAACCCTGTCTCTGCCTACAGCTGGgcctggctgggggcagggagcaggccaGCGCTgacagagggaggaggcaggaagagactGTTGTCATGGGGACGAGAGAGCAGCCCAACCTGGCCCAGAAGGCCTCTCAGCCTTTGGGGAAATTCCACGGCCTGTTTCCCTCCACGAGCTGAGCCCCCAGCTCCCAGCTTCCTGCCCCCTACCCCCGCTCCAGagcctgcctctgcctcctcccacAGACTGCCCTGGTACCTCAACCCCTCTGCAGTTCAGCTGCCTCTTCCCAGCCTAGACAGGCTCCCATCTCACCCCAGACCCCCCACCAGAGGCCCTAGAACCATGGGACCTGTCTGTCCCTCCCCCACTCAAGACGTCTGAGGCTCCAGAACTGATGACCCAGGTGGACCTTCTCACCCACCTGCCTTGCCTCAAATGCCAGCCCTGCTGGACCCAGCCCTACTGGGCCCACCTCCCAGGTGGCCAAACACTGCCTCTCTGAGGGATTTTTACCACCAGTTAAACACAGAGTTGCCATAAGAATTCAGGAAGTGAGTGCTGATGGGGACAGGGTTTCCTTTGGGGGTGATGGagtgttctggaattagatgggGAAGGGGGCACAGTTCTGTGAAGAGACCCACTGAGTTGTGCCCTGTAAATGGGTGAAGTGTGCAGCATGTGCACCCATGTCAATTTTTCAAGATGCGAAAAATCTGGCACATTGGGGCCAGACGCACCTGGCTCAGGGCTCCCGCTTGACGACGCCTCGCAAGTGCAGCTCACTCTCAGCGGCTACAATGGGCTGCCCATTCTGCAGGTGGTAGTCGATCAGGTGGCTGATGCTCTCAAAGAGCACGTCCTTCGTCCGCACCTGCGGGGCCAGAGGCCACAGCATCAGCACCACTGGGAGAGCCGGTCGGAGAGGCAAACTCTTGGGCCACCCTAGACCTGCTGACAGGGCACTGAGTTTTCACAATGCCTCCTGTAGCTCATGCTCAAGTCTGAAAACCACTGGGTCAAAGACTGCAGCCACAGAACTACAGGTAGACACGTGCTTCAAAGCTCCAGCACCCAGGGGCCGTGGCTTCCTATAGTGGATTGAATGGTTCCCcctcaccaaaaaaagatatgtaCACATCTTAACCCCCAAAACCTGTGAAAGGGCCCTTATTTGGGAAAAGCCTCTATGCAGATATGATTAAGATGAGTTCATCctgaaggataaagaaaatgtggtatatatatacaaatggaatactactcaatcatgataaagaatgaaatagtgccaatTGTGGAAACATGGATCATCACACTACGTGGAataagacaaataccacatgtcatttatatgtgaaatcaaaatatgacacaaatgaacttatttacaaagcagaaacagagttacagatgtatagcacagacttgtggttgccaagggggatcAGGTTGGGGGAGACACAGATTAGGAGTCTggcattagcagatgcaaactatcatatacaggatggataaacaaggtttTACTGTAGATAGAGCACAGGCAACTGTACTCAATGTcctaggataaaccataatggaaaagaatatttttaaaaatgtatatatggaaACTTCCCTggctaagaacctgcctgccaatattcaggagacatgggttcaatccctggtccaggaactaagatcccatatgctgcagaacATCTAAGGCTgtgtcccacaactactgaagcccagacaCCCTAGactccatgctccacaacaagagaagccaccacaaggagaggcctactcgccacaactagagagagaaagcctgcacacacagTGCAGACCCAGAGcggtgaaaaagaaagaaaagaaattccggaaagaaaaaatgcatatatgtgtataactgagtcacttttctggagaaggcagtggcaccccactccagtactcctgcctggaaaatcccatggatggaggagcctggtaggctgcagtccatggggtcgctaagagtcggacacgactgagcgacttcactttcacttttcactttcatgcattggagaaggaaatggcaacccactccagtgttcttgcctggagaatcccagagacaggtgggctgccatctctggggtcgcacagagtcggacacgactgaagcgacttagcagcagcagagtcactTTTCTGgtcagcagaaattaacagaacattgtaaatccactatacttcagttaaaaattaattttagaaaaagagtaaaaaaggATGAGTTCATCTTGAATTACTCAGGTGACCTCAAATCCAGTGACctatgtccttataagaaaagaagGACTGGGacaacacagagacacagagagaagccaAGAGAAGCCCTGAGAAGCCAAAGGCACTGGGGTGATGGGTCCACAAGCCAGAGAACAAGAATTTCCAGCAACGAGGAGAAGCTGGTGGGGGGCCCTGAACCAGATCCTTCCTCAGAGCCACAGAAGGAACCAGCCCAGCCAGCACCTGGATGTCAGaagtccagcctccagaactgggacaGAACAAATCTCTGTAGTTTGAAGCTGCCCAGCTGCTGGTGGTCACTGGGaaggcagccctaggaaacaaaCACACCTCAGAAATCTTGTGGACACAGATCCAAAACTCAGAACCACCAAATCGAAACACCACCTGCATCTTAGAATGCTGAGAAAATCTCAGCAGACCTGGATGCAACACAGACCCCCCTGGGAGGCTAACGCCACTTCAGACAGGGGACACAGCAGTGAGCAGTGTGATTAGGTATGAaggaggaggtggagaagggAACTGACAGAACACTGGAGCCTGGAGCCACCTGGGGCCTGGAGCCGTGGTCCCACCTGGGCCAGGCTGCACAGTAGCCACTGGAGTGTGCCCTGTTCAGGGCACAGAGCACACACAGCCCCCAGGGTGGTGTGGAGGATTCAGCTAGATGACataaattgttgctgttgttcagtctctaagtaatgtcggactctttgtgaccccatggactgcagcgctcctgtccttcactatctcccaaagctagctcaaacttatgtccattgagtcagtgatgccatccaaccatctcatcctctatcg is drawn from Bos mutus isolate GX-2022 chromosome 7, NWIPB_WYAK_1.1, whole genome shotgun sequence and contains these coding sequences:
- the C2CD4C gene encoding C2 calcium-dependent domain-containing protein 4C translates to MKKTNMWFLERFRGSGENGAAGGEGGDKAAKGPLYSNVLTPDKIPDFFIPPKLPAGPAEPEAQAELGPSTSEQNLASAAPRRAPRSPRLPAKLAAESKSLLKAATRHVIQIESAEDWPAEETATNADPQAQGAMSLPSVPKAQTSYGFATLAESPHTRRKESLFHSEHGALAQVGSPGTRRRRGGVKANGGDGGPREAGGTLMSPGRCVSGGESDTGSSAESSPFGSPLLSRSVSLLKGFAQDSQAKVSQLKHSVGRHGSLSADDSTPDTSPGARRRLHRRATPEPGPESGPASRAEHAVRMGPRGSVHLLAEYEAAQARLRVRLLAAEGLYDRMCDARSINCCVGLCLVPGKLQKQRSTIVKNSRHPVFNEDFFFDGLGPASVRKLALRIKVVNKGSSLKRDTLLGEKELPLTSLLPFL